tgaTGGAAattgatgagggaaagaaggaagaaaatatgcatAGAAAGAAATTAGTGAAGAAAatgaacagaaggaaaaacatgagaaggaaaagaaggaaaacaatatagATGGgacgaaaataaggaaagaaaagagaaatgaaaaaaaactgatATGATGGAAattgatgagggaaagaaggaagaaaatatgcacAGAAAGAATCAGTGaagaaaaggaacggaaggaaaaacatgagaagggaaagaagggaagcaacagaggacgaaaaggaggaaaatataaacagaaaggaaaaaaatgggaacacGAGAAACCACTCAAAACAGGAAAGAcacaggaaatagaaaaaaaaaacattacttaaaacacacacacgcacacacactcaaaaataatgggaatgggaatgagaaaaaaatacgaaaaatacaaaaaaaaaatgataagacaaaataaataatgatataaagtaaaatgaaataataataacaaaaaaaacacctttctctttatatatacaaaaaagaaaaaaaataatggaaatgagagaatgaagaaaattaaccaaagaaaagaaaaaaatggaaaaacttaaaattagaaaaaaaaagaaaaagaaaaaaggaatgggaaagaaaatatgaaaaacaaacaaaacaaaaatgaagaaaaaaaaggaataaaaggaaaaataaaatcagaaaacaaaaatataaaaaaagatacaataaaatacatatatatatataaaaaaaaaaactttcctttccctttcgttcacCCATTTCCGTCACGCTACAGGTAAGTCAATTTGTGAGAACCAGGTAAGAGTtacattgtgtgcgtgtgtgtgtgtgtgtgtgtgtgtgtgtgtgtgtgtgtgtgtgtgtgtgtgtgtgtgtgtgtgtgtgtgtgtgttataaaaggATTATAAAAAGGGAAGAGCAGATGAACgaggatatgaaaggaaggaaggaaaggaaggaaggaaggaaggaagggaagggaaggaaaaggaaggaagaaaaggaaatgaaggaagggaaggaaggaaggaaggaaaggaagaagggaaggaaggaaggaaggaaggaaatgaaggaaagggaaggaaggaaggaaggaaggtacggtaaggtaagggtagggaagggaaggtaaatgaaggaaagggaactgaaaggaagggaagggaagggaaggaaaggaaagggaaatgaaggaaagggaaatgaaggaaagggaagggaagggaagagaaaaaggaagaaggaaaggaaaagaagaaagaatgaagaaaggaagagagagagagagagagagagagagagagagagagagagagagagagagagagagagagagagagagagagagagagagagagagagagagagagagagagagagagatagagagagagagagagagagagagagagagagagagagagagagagagagagagagagagagagagagagagagagagagagagagagagagagagagagagagagagagagagagagagagagagagagagagagagagagagagagagagagagagagagagagagagagagagagagaatcggctTATAAGACTACAAGAGAGAGGCAtcaatttaggaggaggaggaagaggaggaggaggtggaggatgaggaggagggaggaatgcaattggagggaatggagagaggaggaaagagacgaagggaaggaaggagagaggaaataaggtgaagaaagacggaagagaaggagacaggaaTGCTAATttatgtgaaggagagagagggagagaaagagagagagagaggtggaggagagggaaagaggagaaggatgctgataggaggaagacgaggaggaggaatggagatgaaagaagacAAGTGGACGAAGAAGGacgttgaaagaggaagaaacaggtggagaagaaaaaatgaaagtggaagaatgaagacaaaggaagacacaaaagaatgaaggaaagaagaaaaaggaagaaaacaaaaaagaaacacacaataggaggataaaggaaaatgaagaagggtgaaacaggaggaggaggaggaggaggaggagaaatgaagacagaaaagcaagaaagacgaaaaaggaaaggaagaaaaacaccaaaagaaaatgggatgcgaCAGGAAAATGCAAGGCCCACGTGACCCACATCGTCGAACTTGTCCTGCTGtataaagatggagaaggaaggaagaaggaagaagagaaggaggaggaggaggaagatggggaggagaaagcgacaggaggagaaagaggaaaaagagacgagaaagaaagaaggaacaggaggaggaggaagaagtagagagacgacaaagaaagaaaagacagaaggaggaggaagaagagagacgagagagaaagaaaagacagaaggaggaggaagaagaagagagacgagagagaaagaaaagacagaaggaggaggaagaagaaggagacgacaaagaaagaaaagacagaaggaggaggaagaagaaggagacgagagagaaagaaaagacaggaggaggaggaagaagagagacgagagagaaagaaaagacagaaggaggaggaagaagaaggagacgacaaagaaagaaaagacagaaggaggaggaagaagaaggagacgagagagaaagaaaagacaggaggaggaggaagaagaaggagacgagagagaaagaagagacaggaggaggagagacaggaggaggaggaagaagagagacgagagagaaagaaaagacaggaggaggaggaagaagagagacgagagagaaagaaaagacaggaggaggaggaagaagagagacgagagagaaagaagagacaggaggaggaggaagaagaaggagacgagagagaaagaaaagacaggaggaggaggaagaagagagacgagaaagaaaagacaggaggaggaggaagaagagagacgagagagaaagaaaagacaggaggaggaggaagaagagagacgagagagaaagaaaagacaggaggaggaggaagaagagagacgagagagaaagaagagacaggaggaggaggaagaagaaggagacgagaaagcgacaggaggaggagaaggaggaagagtcacTTAGTAAGCTCCCCCCACGTGACCCACCTCGTCGAACTTGTCCTGCTGGATCTGGTGGTAGTGGATGAACTTCACGTTGTGGATGGCGCGCTGGATCTCCGCCGGGTAGTGCGTCTGCGCCTCGGGGGAGATGTGGAAGCACTCCGGCAGGTCCCCGTACGGCGCCTCGAAGATCCCGCTGCTGCCCGCGATGCCCGGCGACGAGGGGCCAAGACCATCGTCGTCGGCCCCCGCAGCGCACGGAGGACCCAGGCCAGACAGGGACCCCATGCGGATGCCCACCGGGAGgcagccgccgccgccagggGGACGGAAACCATTGTGGGAGGACCCTGGGGGCAGACACGCCGCTTGACCCCCGGCCCTCTGCCTCACACTGACCCCGGGATCCTGAGACTCCTAGGATGGCCCTGGGAGTCCTAGGTCTTATACAGGTCCTTGCATGCATTGAAAAGGTCGTGGGAGGCTTAAGAAGGATGCGATTGGGTCATGGAAGGcctgagaaggaggtggaaggatgcgCTGACCCCGGGATTTTGAGAGTCCTATAAGATGGTGCTGGGAGTCCTAGGTGACCCCGGGATCCTAAAAGTCCTATAGGATGGTGCTGGGAATCCTAGGTGACCCCGGGATCCTAAAAGTCCTATAGGATGGCCCTGGAAGTCCTAGGTCCCATATAGGTCCTCCCAGGCTTAAGAAAGGTTTGAATACAGGTCGAGGGAGTTCTTAGAAGGATGTAGTTAGGTCCTGAGAAGTCTTGAAAGGATATAGCAAGGTTGTGGAAGTCCTACAGAGAAGTCCTTGGGTTCTGTGTCCCGTGAGGTCTTACATCCTAGATAGTCTTGGGAAGTCCTAGAGAGTCCTGTGTGGCCTTTGAACGTCTTATTAAAGTTATCATTACATTCCTCCCGTCACCTCCATCTCTCACCctgcacctccctcccccccccatccatCCCTTATTCACCCCTTGGAAGTGTTGAGACCTATCCTTGAAGTTGATAAAAGGGGAGCTGTTctttcaaccctttccttccttctattaccCCTACCTGTcaccttgcccctccctccttccccttctcctcgccCCTCTCCACCCACCTGGGAAGTGTAGAGGCCTGTCCCTGAAGCGGTCCCTGAGGTTTGCGCTGCTGCCGTTCTCCCGAGGGCGTGACCCGGGGAGCTCATGCACGCTGCCCTTGATCTCCTCCTTCTTGGGCACGCGCATCAGCAGCATGGGCGGCAGCATGTCCATGAAGACCTGACGGAGGCGGTGAAGgaggtgagatggaggaggagaaggaggaggaggaggagaatggcatGGACAGAGATGAATATAGAGGTGAGTGTATGcctgggagaggaaaaggatgagaaaatcgaagaggaaagagatgcagGAGGTAATGTgaggtgagatggaggaggaggaggagaaggaggaggaggagaatggcatGGACAGAGATGAATAAGGAGGTGAGTGAATgccagggagaggaaaaggaggagaaaatcgaAGAGGCAAGAGATGCAGAAGGGAAATGTGAGTGAGtctaaggaggagaggaagagagcgtggaaagtaggaaaaaagatgGATTGCAGGGACAGACatgagagagacgaagaggaaaaaggatgaagaaaagcgaggttgaaagagaagcagaaggagataTGCGTGAatgtaaggaggagaggaagagagtgtggattgtaggaaagaagaagatggatTGCAGGGACAGAGATGAatgcgaggaagaggaaaaaggatgatGGAAAGTGACATTGAAAGAGATGCAGGAGATATGAGTGAaatgtaagagggagagagagagagaatggaaagtagaaaaatagattataagaaactaagaaaggaggagatggggaaataggaagtttgagagaagaacaagaagaggcagatagataagagaaagaaaggtatagaaatgagagaaatagatagacagaatgaaagggagagaaagaaagaaagagaagcagagagagagagagagagagagagagagagagagagagagagagagagagagagagagagagagagagagagagagagagagagagatagagagagagagagagagagagagagagagagagagagagagagagagagagagagagagagagagagagagagagagagagagagagagagagagagagagagagagagagagagagagagagagagagagagagagagagagagagagagagagagagagagagagagagagagagagagagagagagagagaaatagagttcATGTTTGCTTCGTCACGGGAAacaaaaaaatgagtgaaattaaaaaagaaagcaagaaaatgaaataaggaagaaaggaaagaagaaaatgaaaaggatgaggaaaaatagagagagagagagagagagagagagagagagagagagagagagagagagagagagagagagagagagagagagagagagagagagagagagagagagagagagagagagagagagagagagagagagagagagagagagagagagagagagagagagagagagagagagagagagagagagagagagagagagagagagagagtatataaacAAGGGATTTAGGCCACCAAGGGACGGAGGGAAATTTGACTTTGAGGAACATTAAAAATTCACGTCTCGCCCCAAAATCTCTTCggcgggagggaaaaaaagaaaaatatgaggatgTGAGAAAATTtcgtgagagacagagagggagagagagaggaaaaaagtctgTGTTTaacgtatttttttcctctctctctctctctctctctttacttttctccactagtttctttactcttccttttcctatttcttattttctttccctattatcttttttatctctaatttcttcctttctttcctatctcacTTTTTGTTCACTGcttccctttttctatcttttgtttccctctttcttccgtactttctctcattttctccgttttttccatatcattttatcttcttttccttctttttcttcttctcctcctcctcctccatctcccttccattcttcctattCCCTCTGCGTCTATTTgtcttactctctctcctctcttccgtttctctccatcttcctttttctatcttcttcaatTATCTGTTTTCCTTATgatcttttcctcatattttgcatcatctctcgtttttcctttccacctgcttctctttccttatttgccTATTCCCTCTTTCGTAccttttattcatttcttctccacctttctacctctctctctactccttccacACCTAGGCTCACTTTCATCACCCCTTCACTCATTCTCTCAtaagcagcgacggaccaaatttgtggctttaccgtgtaccagcgacgggccaagtttttcccatgatataaacccccaaaaaatagatgatgcataagctgatcagaaatgcgttgatatatattattaaatgatttgcgtgagtgatgattttttctcatttttctcggttagagggaccattaagaaacatgatccccgcagctaccgggttaacctttcaactcttcacacacacacacacacacacacacacacacacacacacacacacgcacacacagactcacTCACCATCCCCCACTCCTTACCTTTCTGACCCAGGGCGCGAGGCGATGGGTGGAGGGCTTTCTATAGTGAATATTGAGgacgatgatggtgacgatgacgCTCAGGCCGACGAGGACCATGGTGAAGAGGAGGTATTTTCCCAGGAGGGGCATCGCCAGGGACGTGGAAGGCATGATCtcggagatgaggaggaagaacatcGTCTGGGAGAGCAAGATGGAGATACAGAGGGCCACCTTTTCACCTGAGTAGGCCGGCAGGTAAAAGACGAGCACGGACAGGTATTCTAGACTCACGCACGGGATGATTAGGTTGACGGTGTAGAAGAGTGTTTTCCGCCGAAGTGTGATGTTGAAGTAGATATCTgcgggaaggaaaatagggatcaagagccagtttcacagttccccatgatgggttagtaagctcccaaaccaataccagagccgtcgaaatttccttgtatagtgtctggtaaAATGAAACTATAACAGAAAAGTTCAGGTATTTATGGCATCTAAACCTCAACATTTTGGATTGTAAGGGATTCTTCTATTTGGAACAGGGCTGAAGACGCTGTGCTGTGTGGACAGAAATCGGTCGGAAGTCTCTGGTCGACGTTgccaaaggaaaaaaggaagctgTAAGTCTTGGGTCATACTTTAAGGTCAGTTTTCAGACGCTTCCCACCTCTCTGGTCGACGTTgtacaagaggaaaggaaaaggagaagggttaAGTCTTGGGTCATACTCTAAGGTcagttctcagacgcttcccacCTCTCTGGTCGACGTTgtacaagaggaaaggaaaaggagaaaaatggccAAGTCTTGGGTCATATTCTTAGGTCAGTTCTCAGACGTGTCCCatcactcacatcaactatttccaaacgccaaaaagaggatcagtcgggttttaatgagtgttttttacagGTAAGTGGTatagaagaagggccaaactaccattcgggtcacaaaactacctctaATTAGGATGAAGTCTCTAGTCGACGTTgtacaagaggaaaggaaaaggaggagaagggttaagtcttgggtcatattcttaggtcagttctcagacgcttcccatCACtcgcatcaactacttccaaatgCCGAAAATGGGATCagctgggttctaatgagtgtttttacaggttagtggcacagaagaagggccaaactgcCACTCGGgccataaaactaaccctggaaatgcctaagaCTCcgccgaaagccttgtcaaatgtgtgagtgcttgggtgacgaaatgttaaaaaatatgaCCCTTCAACATTACGGTGCCTagtctcacatatttgacaaggctttcgtaggtgtttttgAGCCTTTGAAGTGgttgttttatggccctggtggtagtctgacccttcttctgtaccgtgagcctcaagcaagactcattagaacccaactgatctcctttttggcattgggaatagttgatatgagaagtaGGAAGCGACTGAGACCACCGGCCGTATATATCTAGTCCCTCTGGTGGTCTGAACTGCAACTAAGAAAGGTTAAAGGTAGATAGGAGTAAAAAATGGATTATCTGAATGAATaactaacgaaggaaggaaggaagaggggaggaggagaagggggaggagaaagggatgaaggaagaaaggaaggttaaaggaaggaaggaatgaaggaagggaagaaggggaggagaggttgaTGGTGAAAAATGACGAATGGAAAATGTGAAATACGAAGTTGTGTGTGGAatatataatgaagagagagagagagagagagagagagagagagagagagagagagagagagagagagagagagagagagagagagagagagagagagagagagagagagagagagagagagagagagagagagagagagagagagagagagagagagagagagagagagagagagagagagagagagagagagagagaaagtgtgtgtgtgtgtgtgtaaatgagaaatgagagagaacatttatggaggaaaaaaaagaccctGAAGATattacgtgaggaggaggagaaggaagaggaagaggaggaggaggaggaggaagaggaggaagagaggagaatcttaatgagagggatgaagagaaatgTGACagagcaggaaagagagagagagaaaaaaaaaatgtgaggagatgaaggagaggaaataaacgtctcccctttctccccttctttcttctccccttcctccccgtcttccttctcccctttcccctttccaacCCATTTACCCATcttcttccaagctcgagcgcagtgtatgaatgtgaatgcaagaagtTACAGGTGGTCGAGTCCCGCAGCAAAGCaagccagatgtgtgacaggggtgtgggtGAAACTGTcgcgcatgtgatactggtgtgtgggaggtaccggagggAAAGGACTGGGATGTggatgggaggattgcaagaacggagagggaatggatgctgctgctgctggggctgagtggTGAGGCAAATgaaagaattatagaagccatgaggagttttctggaaaagatgtggtgtgcgagaaatagggaataggaagTTTTTTAATGGATACTGctgtttttgtctttattcttacaggttgtgccgatgtGAAGGCCTggctctccaacgggtcacctatACAGCAAGAGCAGGAACCCGTCTCTTTTTCCCCTTgtaactcttctttctcttcactttctttctctcctttctctttatataatttattttttcacagcatttttatccttccctacccttccttcccttcccctcccttcccttccctacccttcccctcccttcccttccctacccttcccttcattacctttcccttccttacccttcccttacctactcttcccttcccttcccttcccttcccttcccttcccttcccttccctacccttccattcccaacccttccattcccttccctacccttcccttcccttcactacctttcccttcccttcccttcactacccttcccttcccttcccttcccctcctttccctaccctacccttcccttcccttcccttcactacccttcccatcacctcaccTATATAGGGCTCGACGCAGCATGGGTAAGACTTTTCGTTCCTCTGCGCCGGCACTCCCATGATGTCCCACTCGACCGAAGGGTAGTACTCCACCAGGTCGATGCCCACCTGTACCTCGTTTGTGCCCTCGTGCTGGTCCAGGTGTTTGAGGTCGATCTGCAGGTGAGAGAAGGTTAATTAGGTGGTTTGTGGCTTGGTTACCTTACCGAGCATACTTTATCATACCTttctgccttgccttaccttaccttaccttaccttaccttacatcttGCCTTGCTATCTGTATCTGTGGTTTGTGGCTTGGTTACCTTACCGAGCATACTTTATCTAACCTgtctgccttaccttacctaaccttaccttaccttaccttaccttaccttacatcttACCTTGCTATCTGtatcttaccttttctctctcctttgttaattatatatatataggtgagaCCGTGCTTTGtgtcttccttaccttaccttaccttacccacctgTCCCTGTCTTAATACATCTCACCTTGCTATTTCTCTTTTATACCCTACATTTTCTCATTGCCTTGTTTAACCTTACCTACCCATCTAATAACCTTACCCAACTCCTTACCTCACCTATTCTACCTCCCCAGTCACATATACCTGTCTCATTAGCCTTACCTGGTGCCCGTCGTAAGACCAGGAGCCGAACTTCATGAAACAGTCCTGCTGGTCGAAGGGAAAGTAGCGAACGTCGATGACACACGAGGACTTGAAGATAGCAGGAGGCGACCATCTGACGAGGCCGTTGAAGTTGAGGACAGCCTTcgtcatggtggtgatgatgtactCGCCGTCAGCGCtgcgggaaggaagaggaaggtgactgGACGAGGAGACAGGGAAATGGAGACAGGAGAGAACAacaggagaatgggagggaggaaaacggaAATTATAgatagtgggaggaagaggaggatggaacgaAGAGACAGGGAAACGGAGAAAGGGAAATAACTAGaatgaagaaacaggaagagggataaagggaaagggaaaaggagagaactaaatgagaatgaaagggaggaaaacggaAATTATAGATAGAGggtgggatgaagaggaggatgatgaaACTAAGACAGGGAAAGGGGGTTAAGGAAAATAACTAGaacgaagagacagagagagggagaaaggaaaacaaaagaacaaaaggaaaaaggtagagaagaaaacgaaaactaaCTGATagtgagtgggaggaagagaaggatggaacgaagacaagaaaagagggaaaagaatacaaaagaacCAAAGGAGAATGGTAGGAAGAAAAACGTGAATTATAAATAgactgagaggaagaggagaaggaaacaagagaactAAATGAAcatggaagagaaaacagaataaataaCTGATAGAGAGCGTAAAAAAAGAGAGTAAaataaggggaaagagggaaaagcgaAGGGTAGATGGGGAATGCTGTATcaggggtggaagagggaagtgggtgagggggaaaggagtagggagtggaagagggtgatacagaaggaaggggaggaaggaatggagaagggaagagagaaagaaaatggaactaaaagagaatgggaggaaaacatATACTAACtgatagagagatggaggaagaagagggtgatgagactaagagaaagagagtaaaaggaaagaggtagaaaggTATGGAAttgaagaaaacataaaataactgatagagaaaatattagagaggagaaatagaagagatagACTTATAGACAAATGGAGACACAGATAAGAGATGGAAGATAAACTGtttggagataaaagagaaaagggagaaaggggggaggaaaggagggagagaggaagcgaaaTTGGGAATAAGAATGGAagggataaacagatagataaataaaaagacaaagagagatataaaaaaaagcaaaatatgaCCGAactaggagagaaaggaaaggaaggaaaggagaaaaaggaaaggagggaaggaaggaaaactaatgCAGAGGGcgaagaagtggagaagagaacggagagagagagagagagagagagagagagagagagagagagagagagagagagagagagagagagagagagagagagagagagagagagagagagagagagagagagagagagagagagagagagagagagagagagagagagagagagagagagagagagagagagagagagagagagagagcaaggaagaggaaaagaataaagcaaATAGCGGAAAAAAATGAGGTAgagaatgataaaagaaagaaaacgaaaagggcgAAGCATACAAGAAACAATATACGATGCAAAAAAGAGCAAAACATTTTAGATAGTTTGtgagatataaagagaaaaaca
Above is a genomic segment from Eriocheir sinensis breed Jianghai 21 chromosome 7, ASM2467909v1, whole genome shotgun sequence containing:
- the LOC126994277 gene encoding acetylcholine receptor subunit alpha-L1-like is translated as MTTNVWVDHEWCDHKFQWDPDEYGGVKELYVPSEIIWLPDIVLYNNADGEYIITTMTKAVLNFNGLVRWSPPAIFKSSCVIDVRYFPFDQQDCFMKFGSWSYDGHQIDLKHLDQHEGTNEVQVGIDLVEYYPSVEWDIMGVPAQRNEKSYPCCVEPYIDIYFNITLRRKTLFYTVNLIIPCVSLEYLSVLVFYLPAYSGEKVALCISILLSQTMFFLLISEIMPSTSLAMPLLGKYLLFTMVLVGLSVIVTIIVLNIHYRKPSTHRLAPWVRKVFMDMLPPMLLMRVPKKEEIKGSVHELPGSRPRENGSSANLRDRFRDRPLHFPGSSHNGFRPPGGGGCLPVGIRMGSLSGLGPPCAAGADDDGLGPSSPGIAGSSGIFEAPYGDLPECFHISPEAQTHYPAEIQRAIHNVKFIHYHQIQQDKFDEEDDDWAFVAMVLDRLLLWIFGGISVLGTILILFESPFLYDYTSPIDMQYSKVGQQLFQQDAADL